A section of the Streptomyces sp. NBC_00178 genome encodes:
- a CDS encoding PP2C family protein-serine/threonine phosphatase produces MSAPHLPKVAGIDPMVPVSTHTDAPLREVAPAPGVFLQDRLAGWVSDLTTLHELTERLAGTGSLDHALPELLSAGAALVGAARGLLVLEPADGAGPVRTIGLGLAHAELGHIETVPRSATPYGRFLDGLADTDKPLASPDILGDVGLDPRCREVAARLGYAASYALPLGTDATGRLGVAVWLYDEPAQPLERQCHLAGVYARYASAHLARLLELERSRADTAVIAEELLPTRLPRVPGVRLAVRHRTGEGGGGDWFDALPLPDDALGLAVGSVGGSGPAALAATGRLRAGLRAYAVMEGEDPVAVLSDLELLLRLTEPARAATALYAYCEPERRAVVFAGAGHTPPLVIGDRRAEFVETTLSAPLGMLSCWEAPSVEFTAAPGETFLLYTDGLLRRAGDSMDRAFARLRAAAAAVPRPARQDPGAVADHILRTVLPVDQGRSDTGEDVVLLAARFD; encoded by the coding sequence ATGAGCGCCCCCCACCTGCCGAAAGTGGCCGGAATCGATCCCATGGTTCCCGTTTCAACGCACACTGACGCGCCGCTGAGAGAAGTAGCCCCCGCACCCGGGGTGTTCCTCCAGGACCGCCTGGCCGGCTGGGTCTCCGATCTGACCACCCTGCACGAGCTCACGGAGCGGCTGGCCGGAACCGGCTCCCTGGACCACGCCCTGCCCGAACTCCTGAGCGCCGGCGCCGCCCTCGTCGGCGCCGCCCGGGGGCTCCTCGTCCTCGAACCCGCCGACGGTGCGGGCCCGGTCCGCACCATCGGACTCGGCCTCGCCCACGCGGAGCTCGGCCACATCGAGACCGTGCCCCGCAGCGCCACCCCGTACGGCCGCTTCCTCGACGGCCTGGCCGACACCGACAAGCCGCTGGCCAGCCCGGACATCCTCGGTGACGTCGGCCTGGACCCCCGTTGCCGCGAGGTCGCCGCCCGCCTCGGTTACGCCGCGAGCTACGCCCTGCCCCTCGGCACCGACGCCACCGGGCGGCTCGGCGTGGCCGTCTGGCTCTACGACGAACCCGCCCAGCCGCTGGAACGCCAGTGCCATCTCGCCGGCGTGTACGCCCGCTACGCGTCCGCACACCTCGCCCGCCTGCTGGAACTGGAACGCTCCAGGGCGGACACGGCCGTGATCGCCGAGGAACTCCTGCCCACCCGGCTGCCCCGCGTGCCCGGCGTACGGCTGGCCGTGCGCCACCGCACCGGCGAAGGCGGCGGAGGCGACTGGTTCGACGCACTGCCCCTCCCCGACGACGCGCTCGGGCTGGCCGTCGGCTCGGTCGGCGGGTCGGGACCGGCCGCCCTGGCCGCGACGGGGCGGCTCCGAGCGGGGCTGCGCGCCTACGCCGTGATGGAGGGCGAGGACCCCGTCGCCGTACTCTCCGACCTCGAACTCCTGCTGCGGCTCACCGAACCCGCGCGGGCGGCGACCGCCCTCTACGCGTACTGCGAACCCGAACGGCGCGCCGTCGTGTTCGCCGGCGCAGGGCACACGCCCCCGCTCGTGATCGGCGACCGGCGCGCCGAATTCGTGGAGACGACGCTGTCCGCGCCCCTGGGCATGCTGTCCTGCTGGGAGGCGCCGAGCGTGGAGTTCACGGCAGCGCCGGGCGAGACGTTCCTGCTCTACACCGACGGCCTCCTGCGCCGCGCCGGCGACTCCATGGACCGCGCGTTCGCACGGCTCCGCGCGGCGGCGGCCGCGGTGCCGAGGCCCGCCCGCCAGGACCCGGGGGCCGTCGCCGA